The sequence below is a genomic window from Sorangiineae bacterium MSr12523.
AGAAATCCACCCGGTACGACCGTGGATCCGCCCCCGCTTCGCCGGTGATGGCCAGCCGCGCACCCGGAACTGCGGCAATCACCGCTTCGGCAATCTGCGCGACGGTGAGGTTGTTCTCCTCCGTGCCCACGTTGAAGGCTTTGCAATGCACCGCCTCCCGCGGCGCATCGAGCGAGGCCAAAAACGCCGCCGCGATGTCCTGCGCATGCACGAGGGGCCGCCACGGCGTCCCGTCCGAGAGCACGCGCACCTCGCCGGAGAGCACGGCGCGCCCCACCAGGTTGTTCACCACGATGTCGGCCCGCAAGCGCGGCGAAAAGCCGAAGGCCGTCGCATTGCGCAGGAAAACCGGGGTGAACGAGGCATCGGCCATGGCGACCAAATCGTCTTCCACGCGCACCTTGCTCTCCGCGTACGGCGTGACGGGCCGCAGCGGCGCATCCTCCGTCACCAGCGCCTCACCGGCTGCACCGTAGACCGAACAGGTGGACGCATAGAGAAAGCGCGACACGCCCGCTTCTTTGGCAATCCGGGCCAATTGCACGGAGGCCTTGTGATTGATGTCGTAGGTGAGCTCGGGCGCGAGGGCGCCCAGGGGATCGTTCGACAGCGCGGCCAAGTGCGCGACGGCATCGAAGCCGGCCAGGTCTTTCGCCGTGAGGGCCATTCCCACATCGCGAAGGTCCACGGAAAAGCCATCGGGATCCGCCGGCGCGGGTCCAATCACGCAATCGGCGAACAGCCCCGAATCGAGGCCTCGGACATCGTGCCCTGCGGCCCGCAGCAGCGGGGCCATGACGGTGCCGAGATATCCCTGGTGACCCGTGAGCAGTACGCGCATTGGCTTTCTTCGTCTTTCCTTGCTGGTTTTGCTCGCCCTTCGTACCACGTCGACTAGAAAACGGGGCATGCAACGGCTTTTGGTGGTAGGCGCTTCCGGGCTCGTGGGAGCCGAACTCGTCCGCCGAGCGAGGGGGCGCGACCTCGAGGTCGTTGGCGCGGCACGCACGGTGGCGTCCGAGGCCACGGTGGCCCTCGATTTGGGCGACCGCGCAGCCGTGCGGCGCGTCCTCGAGGAGACGGAACCGGATGTCGTCATTCTGGCCTCCGCATGGCCGCACGTCGACGGCTGCGAAAGCGATCCGCAGCGCAGCCAGCGAGAGAACATCGAGACGTACCGCAACGTCGTCGAGGCCTCGGCGGGCTCGACCCGCCTGGTCTTCTATTCCACCGACCATGTCTTCGACGGCGAAAAGGACGGCCCGTACACGGAGGACGATCGCCCCAATCCGCTGAACGTGTATTCACGTCACAAGCTGGAGGCGGAGCAGCTCATTCTCGGGCACGGGCGCGCGCTGGTCGTGCGCACGGGCTGGGTCTTCGGGCAGGAACTGCGACGTAAAAACTTCGTCTACCGCGTCATCGACGTCGCACGCCGCGGCGAGGTGTTGAAGGTGCCGCCGCGGCAAGCCGGTTGCCCGACCTTCAGCGGATGGCTCTCCGATGCGACGCTCACCTTGCTCGGGCAGGGCACGGAGGGCGTGGTGCATCTCACGGGCGGTGAGCCGCACACCAAAGCGCAATGGGCGGAGACGATTGCGCGGTCGCTCGGGCTCGAGCTTCGCATCGAGGAGGTCGACGCCGCCGCCTCGGGACAAGTCGCCCCCCGCCCCGAGCGCGTCGTGCTCGCGAGCGCCCGGCACACGCTGGCGCAGCCGCCCGTGAAGGGCATTCTGCGGGCCGAGCG
It includes:
- a CDS encoding SDR family oxidoreductase; the protein is MRVLLTGHQGYLGTVMAPLLRAAGHDVRGLDSGLFADCVIGPAPADPDGFSVDLRDVGMALTAKDLAGFDAVAHLAALSNDPLGALAPELTYDINHKASVQLARIAKEAGVSRFLYASTCSVYGAAGEALVTEDAPLRPVTPYAESKVRVEDDLVAMADASFTPVFLRNATAFGFSPRLRADIVVNNLVGRAVLSGEVRVLSDGTPWRPLVHAQDIAAAFLASLDAPREAVHCKAFNVGTEENNLTVAQIAEAVIAAVPGARLAITGEAGADPRSYRVDFSRIRAAMPSFQAKWNVKAGIDELVQAYTKYGLTQEAFDRRFTRLARLKDRRADGSLREDLRPVR
- a CDS encoding NAD(P)-dependent oxidoreductase, with the protein product MQRLLVVGASGLVGAELVRRARGRDLEVVGAARTVASEATVALDLGDRAAVRRVLEETEPDVVILASAWPHVDGCESDPQRSQRENIETYRNVVEASAGSTRLVFYSTDHVFDGEKDGPYTEDDRPNPLNVYSRHKLEAEQLILGHGRALVVRTGWVFGQELRRKNFVYRVIDVARRGEVLKVPPRQAGCPTFSGWLSDATLTLLGQGTEGVVHLTGGEPHTKAQWAETIARSLGLELRIEEVDAAASGQVAPRPERVVLASARHTLAQPPVKGILRAERQRLLC